In Candidatus Kaistella beijingensis, a genomic segment contains:
- a CDS encoding DUF4254 domain-containing protein, protein MSFTDQAWEIFNASISDYHINDHVDTPIKNPFESESLERLLYAKNWIDTVQWHLEDIIRDENIDPTEALKLKRRIDSSNQQRTDLVEFIDSWFLQKYENIAPNSDAKINTETPAWAVDRLSILALKVYHMSLEANRTSADEEHRQKCSDKLNVLLEQKKDLSEAIDQLIFDIENGKVKMKVYKQMKMYNDESLNPVLYQNQKNG, encoded by the coding sequence ATGAGTTTTACTGATCAAGCCTGGGAAATTTTTAACGCTTCAATTTCAGATTATCACATTAACGATCATGTAGATACACCGATAAAAAACCCTTTCGAAAGTGAGAGTTTGGAACGGCTTTTGTACGCAAAAAACTGGATTGATACCGTTCAATGGCATTTGGAAGATATTATTCGCGACGAAAATATTGACCCAACTGAAGCTTTGAAATTAAAAAGAAGAATAGACTCCTCTAATCAGCAAAGAACTGACTTGGTGGAGTTTATCGACAGTTGGTTCCTACAGAAATACGAAAATATCGCTCCAAATTCGGATGCAAAAATCAACACTGAAACTCCAGCTTGGGCAGTGGACAGATTATCGATTTTGGCCTTAAAAGTTTATCACATGTCGCTCGAAGCCAACAGAACTTCAGCTGATGAAGAACACAGACAGAAATGTTCAGATAAATTAAATGTGTTGCTCGAACAAAAGAAAGACTTGTCAGAAGCAATAGATCAATTGATTTTTGATATTGAGAACGGTAAAGTTAAGATGAAAGTTTACAAGCAGATGAAGATGTATAATGATGAAAGTCTTAATCCGGTCCTTTATCAA
- a CDS encoding twin-arginine translocase TatA/TatE family subunit — protein sequence METLTIMALSWQHLLIVAILLLVLFGGKKIPEMMRGLGSGIKEFKDAVKEEDKKPEEPKSNSGTTN from the coding sequence ATGGAAACATTAACAATAATGGCGCTTTCTTGGCAGCATCTATTAATTGTAGCTATTCTTTTGCTCGTACTTTTCGGCGGAAAGAAAATCCCCGAAATGATGCGCGGATTAGGTTCCGGAATTAAGGAATTTAAAGATGCCGTGAAAGAAGAAGACAAAAAACCGGAAGAACCAAAAAGCAATTCAGGTACCACGAACTAA